The following proteins come from a genomic window of Kitasatospora cineracea:
- a CDS encoding alcohol dehydrogenase catalytic domain-containing protein, producing MSERVSAMTVTEPGGPLRLRRSAAGAPTGTLVRVTVAASGVCHADLATAAATGPGAAFPVVPGHEVAGVVAEVGERVAGRRVGDRVAVGWFGGSCGHCERCRAGDVVHCPEREVPGLSYPGGWAESVTVPADALARVPDGLDLLDAAPFGCAGVAAFNAVRRAGTPAGGRVAVFGIGGLGHLAVQFAAALGYETVAVARGTDREEAARRLGAHHYIDSDAQAPGAALRRLGGADLIVYTASSTAPAGELLTGLNTHGRLTLVGVDAGSLTVPAARLVMNGHTLTGQLTGTPRETEEAMRFAVAHGIRPVAERLPLRRAAEALDRLRSGAARFRVVLDTAHTPDAADAD from the coding sequence ATGTCGGAGCGTGTCAGCGCGATGACCGTGACGGAGCCGGGCGGCCCGCTGCGCCTGCGCCGGTCCGCGGCCGGGGCGCCGACCGGCACCCTGGTGCGGGTGACCGTCGCGGCGAGCGGGGTGTGCCACGCCGACCTCGCGACCGCCGCCGCCACCGGCCCGGGAGCCGCCTTCCCGGTCGTCCCCGGCCACGAGGTCGCGGGCGTCGTCGCCGAGGTGGGAGAGCGGGTCGCGGGCCGGCGGGTCGGCGACCGGGTGGCCGTGGGCTGGTTCGGCGGCAGCTGCGGGCACTGCGAGCGCTGCCGCGCGGGCGACGTCGTCCACTGCCCCGAGCGCGAGGTGCCCGGCCTGTCCTACCCCGGCGGCTGGGCCGAGAGCGTCACCGTGCCCGCCGACGCGCTCGCCCGCGTCCCCGACGGCTTGGACCTCCTCGACGCGGCCCCGTTCGGCTGCGCGGGCGTGGCCGCGTTCAACGCCGTCCGCCGCGCGGGCACCCCGGCCGGTGGGCGGGTCGCCGTGTTCGGGATCGGCGGACTCGGCCACCTCGCCGTCCAGTTCGCCGCCGCACTCGGCTACGAGACCGTCGCCGTCGCCCGCGGTACCGACCGCGAGGAGGCGGCCCGCCGCCTCGGCGCCCACCACTACATCGACAGCGACGCCCAGGCACCCGGCGCGGCCCTGCGGCGGCTCGGCGGCGCCGACCTCATCGTGTACACCGCCTCCTCCACCGCCCCCGCCGGCGAACTGCTCACCGGACTGAACACGCACGGCCGCCTCACCCTCGTCGGCGTCGACGCCGGTTCCCTCACCGTTCCGGCGGCCCGGCTCGTCATGAACGGCCACACCCTCACCGGACAGCTGACCGGCACCCCGCGCGAGACGGAGGAGGCGATGCGCTTCGCCGTCGCCCACGGCATCCGACCGGTGGCCGAACGCCTGCCGCTGCGGCGGGCCGCCGAAGCCCTCGACCGGCTGCGCTCTGGCGCCGCGCGCTTCCGCGTCGTCCTGGACACCGCGCACACCCCGGATGCCGCGGACGCCGACTGA
- a CDS encoding APC family permease — protein MTLRTNTDAPPAPPPASDKGLRSGSVGLLGAVALGLSSTAPAYSIAVTLGLVTLTVGHLAPASLLIGFVPILLTALAFRELNREMPDCGTTFVWTTRAFGPLAGWLAGGWVVQTATLIAMTALSQVGATYLLSVLAPDRYAGSTVAVTATALLLLAGCTAVARRGVQIAASLQYLLLGLQLTALLGFGAAALARPGASTPSLSWLNPFAYGGAGPFAESVLLCLYIYWGWDALITVNEESRDADKVPGRAVLVSTCVLLGTYLFTAFAAVSFAGTGTDGPGLGNPDNATDVLATLAPPVVGDALAVLVKLAVAVSAVSALLSCLVSAPRGTLSMAAHGALPPAFARLHPRHRTPAFGTLCFGAATGLLLVVLELLSARFLGDAILSVGLLIACYYGVTALACVRYFRSHLRRSARDLLLKGVLPLLGGLMMLAAFVRSAIDMYAPSYGDTSFHGVGGVFLLGIGSVAVGAVVMLALRPRHTRFFREGRRAVAELTVTEPTED, from the coding sequence GTGACACTCAGAACGAACACCGACGCACCCCCGGCCCCGCCCCCCGCCTCCGACAAGGGGCTGCGCAGCGGCTCGGTGGGGCTGCTCGGCGCGGTGGCGCTCGGGCTCTCCTCGACCGCCCCGGCCTACTCCATCGCCGTCACCCTGGGCCTGGTCACCCTGACCGTCGGCCACCTCGCGCCGGCCTCGCTGCTGATCGGCTTCGTGCCGATCCTGCTGACCGCCCTCGCCTTCCGCGAGCTCAACCGGGAGATGCCGGACTGCGGAACCACCTTCGTCTGGACCACCCGCGCCTTCGGCCCGCTCGCGGGCTGGCTCGCCGGCGGCTGGGTGGTGCAGACCGCCACCCTCATCGCCATGACCGCGCTCTCCCAGGTCGGCGCCACCTACCTGCTGTCCGTCCTCGCCCCGGACCGGTACGCCGGGAGCACCGTCGCCGTCACCGCCACCGCGCTGCTCCTGCTGGCCGGCTGCACCGCGGTCGCCCGCCGCGGCGTGCAGATCGCCGCGTCCCTCCAGTACCTGCTGCTCGGACTCCAGCTGACCGCACTGCTCGGCTTCGGCGCCGCGGCGCTCGCCCGGCCCGGCGCCAGCACGCCCTCGCTCTCCTGGCTGAACCCGTTCGCCTACGGCGGCGCGGGCCCGTTCGCCGAGTCGGTGCTGCTCTGCCTCTACATCTACTGGGGCTGGGACGCGCTGATCACCGTCAACGAGGAGAGCCGCGACGCGGACAAGGTGCCCGGCCGGGCCGTCCTGGTCTCGACCTGCGTCCTGCTCGGCACCTACCTGTTCACCGCCTTCGCCGCCGTCTCCTTCGCCGGCACCGGCACCGACGGCCCCGGCCTCGGCAACCCCGACAACGCGACCGACGTCCTGGCCACCCTCGCCCCGCCGGTGGTCGGCGACGCGCTCGCGGTGCTGGTGAAGCTGGCCGTCGCCGTCTCGGCGGTCTCCGCGCTGCTCAGCTGCCTGGTCAGCGCCCCGCGCGGGACGCTGTCGATGGCCGCGCACGGCGCACTGCCACCCGCCTTCGCCCGCCTCCACCCCCGCCACCGCACCCCGGCCTTCGGCACCCTCTGCTTCGGCGCCGCGACCGGCCTGCTGCTGGTGGTGCTCGAACTGCTCTCGGCCCGCTTCCTGGGCGACGCCATCCTCTCCGTCGGCCTGCTGATCGCCTGCTACTACGGCGTCACCGCCCTGGCCTGCGTCCGGTACTTCCGCAGCCACCTGCGCCGCTCCGCCCGCGACCTGCTCCTCAAGGGCGTGCTGCCGCTGCTGGGCGGCCTGATGATGCTGGCCGCCTTCGTCCGCAGCGCCATCGACATGTACGCCCCGAGCTACGGCGACACCTCCTTCCACGGCGTCGGCGGGGTCTTCCTGCTCGGTATCGGCTCCGTCGCCGTCGGCGCGGTCGTGATGCTCGCACTGCGCCCGCGCCACACCCGTTTCTTCCGCGAAGGCCGCCGCGCCGTCGCCGAACTGACCGTCACCGAACCCACCGAGGACTG
- a CDS encoding erythromycin esterase family protein has product MAGSRRFGRRGVLVVAAAAASVLMPAVAVAAPTASGGASGTAADPDAARRSAVVRALQEAARPLRTTEAGGGTADLRALGAMVGDAEVVGLGEATHGSHEFFAMKQRMLRYLVQEKGFTAFALEASWSSSLQIDAYVQGGPGDARQVVKDALGGSPWDREEFAELIAWMRSHNRSRPDSPVHFVGDDLGLPRLGDPLFEQVASYVRGADPDVLPRLEELYRDLRPFDDVFAYLREPLEARRANAAKAQQALDLVTASGTGASGQEDHAWAVQHARNIARTFAFATLDLGDPASVSAAEQLRDRAMADNVTWWQRRTGGKVLVSAHNGHAGYASTDPFLYPKPQGSWLRDAYGSGYVAVGFTFDSGSFLTNDAVLTDNWRTVTVPPATPDMNEYTLDRVRYRDYYVDLRAAPRAVRDWLDVTRPTYDAGSVYVSDPMPRLAVGGAYDVLIHLHQVTRARTF; this is encoded by the coding sequence ATGGCTGGCAGCAGGCGGTTCGGGCGTCGTGGAGTACTGGTGGTGGCGGCGGCCGCCGCATCCGTGCTGATGCCGGCGGTGGCGGTCGCCGCGCCGACGGCCTCGGGCGGCGCGTCCGGAACGGCCGCGGACCCGGATGCCGCCCGGCGCTCCGCCGTGGTGCGCGCGCTGCAGGAGGCCGCCCGGCCGCTGCGGACGACGGAGGCCGGGGGCGGCACTGCCGACCTGCGGGCCCTGGGCGCCATGGTCGGGGATGCCGAGGTGGTCGGCCTCGGGGAGGCCACCCACGGCTCGCACGAGTTCTTCGCGATGAAGCAGCGGATGCTGCGCTACCTCGTCCAGGAGAAGGGCTTCACCGCTTTCGCCCTGGAGGCGAGTTGGAGCAGCAGTCTGCAGATCGACGCGTACGTGCAGGGCGGGCCGGGCGATGCGCGACAGGTGGTGAAGGACGCGCTGGGCGGCAGCCCGTGGGACCGGGAGGAGTTCGCGGAACTGATCGCGTGGATGCGTTCCCACAACCGGAGCCGGCCGGACAGTCCGGTGCACTTCGTGGGCGACGACCTGGGCCTGCCCAGGCTCGGGGACCCGCTCTTCGAACAGGTCGCCTCCTACGTGCGCGGGGCCGACCCCGACGTCCTCCCCCGGCTCGAAGAGCTCTACCGGGACCTGCGGCCCTTCGACGACGTCTTCGCCTACCTGCGCGAGCCGCTCGAGGCGCGCCGGGCCAACGCCGCCAAGGCGCAGCAGGCGCTCGACCTGGTCACCGCGAGCGGTACCGGGGCCTCCGGCCAGGAGGACCACGCCTGGGCGGTGCAGCACGCCCGGAACATCGCCCGGACCTTCGCCTTCGCCACGCTCGACCTGGGCGATCCGGCCTCCGTCTCCGCCGCCGAGCAGTTGCGCGATCGCGCCATGGCGGACAACGTCACGTGGTGGCAGCGGCGCACTGGCGGGAAAGTGCTCGTGTCGGCGCACAACGGGCACGCGGGCTACGCGTCCACCGACCCTTTCCTGTACCCGAAGCCACAGGGCTCCTGGTTGCGTGACGCCTACGGGAGCGGCTACGTGGCCGTCGGCTTCACCTTCGACAGCGGTTCCTTCCTCACCAACGACGCGGTGCTCACCGACAACTGGAGGACCGTCACCGTTCCGCCGGCCACTCCGGACATGAACGAGTACACCCTGGACCGGGTCCGCTACCGGGACTACTACGTCGACCTGCGCGCCGCTCCGCGGGCGGTGCGCGACTGGCTGGACGTGACCCGGCCGACCTACGACGCCGGGTCGGTCTACGTCAGCGACCCGATGCCGCGGCTTGCGGTCGGTGGGGCCTACGACGTCCTGATCCACCTGCACCAGGTCACCCGGGCCCGTACCTTCTGA
- a CDS encoding LysR family transcriptional regulator: MVDRLNPEGLRYAQAVAETKSFSAAARAYGVTQPALSNGIAKLEERLGGKLFDRSPRGVTRTPFGARMLPLIERAVLALDAVAAEARRLTAPGAQRIRMGVSPLIGPHLVARAFGTVRDLPAPRDLVLREDDMHDLRGALREGELDIVLIPAVAAMPRFEHRVIDVEPIVVISPGPGGPGPDGPDSDGPDSGGPGSDGGAPLELADAARERFILVPDGCGLTTFTKQLFRAGEIPLRTYAGEAASYRVLEDWSKLGLGSAMVPRSKLTSPDVPHRPLVDSGREVQISFEAVWSADSPLAADLLHLADALAAARR; the protein is encoded by the coding sequence ATGGTCGACCGGCTGAACCCGGAAGGGCTGCGGTACGCGCAGGCCGTCGCCGAGACCAAGTCGTTCAGCGCCGCCGCGCGCGCCTACGGCGTCACCCAGCCCGCGCTGTCCAACGGCATCGCCAAGCTGGAGGAGCGCCTGGGCGGCAAGCTGTTCGACCGTTCCCCGCGCGGAGTGACCCGGACGCCCTTCGGCGCCCGGATGCTCCCCCTGATCGAGCGCGCGGTGCTCGCCCTGGACGCCGTCGCGGCGGAGGCGAGGCGGCTGACCGCGCCCGGAGCGCAGAGGATCCGGATGGGCGTCTCGCCGCTGATCGGCCCCCACCTGGTCGCCCGGGCCTTCGGCACCGTCCGCGACCTGCCCGCCCCCCGCGACCTCGTGCTGCGCGAGGACGACATGCACGACCTGCGCGGCGCCCTGCGCGAGGGCGAACTCGACATCGTCCTGATCCCCGCGGTCGCCGCGATGCCGCGCTTCGAGCACCGGGTCATCGACGTCGAGCCGATCGTCGTCATCAGCCCCGGCCCCGGCGGCCCTGGCCCCGACGGCCCCGATTCCGACGGCCCCGATTCCGGCGGCCCCGGCTCCGACGGGGGCGCGCCGCTGGAACTCGCGGACGCCGCCCGGGAGCGCTTCATCCTCGTCCCCGACGGCTGCGGCCTGACCACGTTCACCAAGCAGCTCTTCCGGGCCGGCGAGATCCCGCTGCGCACCTACGCCGGGGAGGCTGCCAGCTACCGGGTCCTGGAGGACTGGTCGAAGCTGGGCCTCGGCTCGGCCATGGTGCCCCGCTCCAAGCTCACCTCCCCCGACGTGCCCCACCGGCCGCTGGTCGACTCCGGACGGGAGGTGCAGATCTCCTTCGAAGCGGTGTGGAGCGCCGACTCCCCGCTCGCGGCGGACCTGCTCCACCTCGCCGACGCCCTGGCCGCCGCCCGCCGCTGA
- a CDS encoding GNAT family N-acetyltransferase translates to MSETPTIVIRDLAAADEKDWRRLWAGYLDFYESTVPAAVTDSTWRRLLDPHQPLLGRVAEHDGTVIGITNSVLHHSTWLTGQVCYLEDLFVDPAHRGLGAGRLLLQDLFDLATVRGWARVHWLTAHDNPARRLYDTFVPADRFVHYERDLPADDGADPAAANRP, encoded by the coding sequence ATGTCCGAAACCCCCACGATCGTCATCCGTGACCTCGCCGCAGCTGACGAGAAGGACTGGCGCCGGCTGTGGGCCGGGTACCTCGACTTCTACGAGTCCACCGTGCCCGCAGCGGTCACCGACTCCACCTGGCGACGGCTCCTCGATCCGCACCAGCCGCTGCTGGGCCGCGTCGCCGAGCACGACGGCACGGTGATCGGCATCACCAACAGCGTGCTCCACCACAGCACGTGGCTCACCGGGCAGGTCTGCTACCTGGAGGACCTCTTCGTCGACCCCGCCCACCGCGGGCTCGGGGCGGGCCGCCTGCTCCTCCAAGACCTCTTCGACCTCGCCACCGTCCGCGGTTGGGCACGCGTGCACTGGCTCACCGCGCACGACAACCCCGCCCGCCGCCTCTACGACACCTTCGTCCCGGCCGACCGCTTCGTCCACTACGAGCGGGACCTGCCCGCCGACGACGGCGCCGACCCGGCCGCGGCCAACCGGCCGTAG
- a CDS encoding TetR/AcrR family transcriptional regulator → MAGAGKRGGGGKEARRAELNEAVQRALVARGLEGLRLRDVANEIGVTPAAVLYYGDLDALVHATYQQAIERFSRGREEAADRHEDARAKLTACIEEGVATGPDDAMTRLLFEYWPRCLRDARAAALDSALTERQITVYASVLTLGQAQGHFTLTDPPRLLAANFVAMEDGYQMEVLSGRRTRAEVIAALRSYARAVTGRPLP, encoded by the coding sequence GTGGCGGGAGCCGGCAAGCGCGGTGGCGGCGGCAAGGAGGCACGGCGTGCAGAGCTGAACGAGGCGGTGCAGCGGGCTCTGGTGGCCCGCGGCCTGGAGGGGCTGCGGCTGCGCGACGTCGCCAACGAGATCGGCGTCACCCCGGCCGCCGTGCTCTACTACGGCGACCTGGACGCCCTCGTCCACGCCACCTACCAGCAGGCCATCGAGCGCTTCAGCCGTGGCCGGGAGGAGGCCGCCGACCGCCACGAGGACGCCCGCGCCAAACTGACCGCCTGCATCGAGGAGGGCGTCGCCACCGGCCCGGACGACGCCATGACGCGCCTGCTGTTCGAGTACTGGCCGCGCTGCCTGCGCGACGCCCGCGCCGCCGCCCTCGACAGCGCCCTGACGGAGCGTCAGATCACCGTCTACGCCTCGGTCCTGACCCTCGGCCAGGCTCAGGGCCACTTCACGCTCACCGACCCGCCCCGGCTGCTCGCCGCCAACTTCGTCGCCATGGAGGACGGCTACCAGATGGAGGTCCTGTCCGGCCGTCGCACCCGCGCCGAAGTCATCGCCGCCCTGCGCTCCTACGCCCGCGCCGTGACCGGCCGACCGCTGCCGTGA
- a CDS encoding DinB family protein: MHDLDELLRDYDRARAYTDELWRDLTPDEVTWRPHEDSSAIGWHLGHQAHVAHFMIRNLTAAEPSPDPELDGIMDSANPEKFRGALPTVERLTAFRDTVAERVHARIGAIAAGRVGAPSQLAVVAHHLLIALINHEYQHDQWIGEVRTGALGHPLPPDPRSDRLRRIDGYLVLTAPA; encoded by the coding sequence ATGCACGACCTCGACGAACTGCTCCGCGACTACGACCGGGCCCGCGCCTACACGGACGAGCTGTGGCGGGACCTGACGCCGGACGAGGTGACCTGGCGTCCGCACGAGGACTCCAGCGCCATCGGCTGGCACCTCGGCCACCAGGCGCACGTCGCCCACTTCATGATCCGCAACCTCACCGCGGCCGAACCCAGCCCCGACCCCGAACTGGACGGGATCATGGACTCGGCCAACCCCGAGAAGTTCCGCGGCGCGCTGCCGACCGTCGAACGGCTCACCGCGTTCCGCGACACCGTCGCCGAACGGGTCCACGCCCGGATCGGCGCCATCGCCGCCGGACGGGTCGGCGCCCCGTCCCAACTCGCCGTCGTCGCCCACCACTTGCTGATCGCCCTGATCAACCACGAGTACCAGCACGACCAGTGGATCGGCGAGGTCCGCACCGGCGCCCTCGGCCACCCGCTGCCGCCCGACCCCCGCTCGGACCGGCTGCGGCGCATCGACGGCTACCTCGTCCTCACCGCCCCCGCCTGA